Proteins encoded by one window of Streptacidiphilus sp. PB12-B1b:
- a CDS encoding ABC transporter ATP-binding protein has protein sequence MKSWLSTWRLLLDIGREIGPLVCALYIVVSATAFVSPLLFALGLQPLVDGASAHHAGQIATGAVVSGLALLLTGLSPVGYRWATIRMRERSHMVVQRRLLDLSAGAPGLEHFERAEFRDRLELLKRGSEDLANGMALGLVAPVVTAQLVLTAVLLGRLQPVLALVPVIALPATWLSRRAEALKSAAELRTAADRRTAQHLFTLATTSASGKELLLYGLRDELTRRHRRATGAVHRATEAALLRSTVATAGSWLLFAAAYVGALLLLLRQAADGHATPGQVALTLGLAAAVVSACGRLADLTGSALRVRTVADHYRWLQGQASPVGRAEHIAPPARLERGIQLDRVSFTYAGAERPALAEVSLLLPAGAVVALVGENGAGKTTLVKLLTAMYPVTSGRILVDGADLSALDVDGYRRRLTAGFQDHARLEVSVRENVGVGDLTRMDDRDAVSAALDKAGADFVQALPQGPDTSLGTSWEGGVDLSGGQWQRLAVARGMLRPSPLLAVWDEPAASLDPQAEHALFEQLEVESRRGRADGRITLLVSHRFSTVRMADLIIVLAEGRVVEQGTHDLLMADGGGLYSELYRLQARAYR, from the coding sequence GTGAAGTCCTGGCTCAGCACCTGGCGACTGCTCCTCGACATCGGCCGTGAGATCGGCCCGCTCGTCTGCGCGCTCTACATCGTCGTCAGCGCGACCGCGTTCGTGTCTCCGCTGCTCTTCGCGCTCGGCCTGCAACCGCTGGTCGACGGCGCCTCCGCCCACCATGCGGGCCAGATCGCCACCGGTGCGGTGGTGTCCGGACTGGCGCTGCTGCTGACGGGTCTCTCCCCGGTCGGCTACCGCTGGGCCACCATCCGGATGCGGGAGCGCTCGCACATGGTGGTCCAGCGCCGCCTGCTGGACCTGTCGGCGGGGGCGCCCGGGCTGGAGCACTTCGAGCGGGCCGAGTTCCGGGACCGGCTGGAACTGCTCAAACGCGGCTCCGAGGACTTGGCCAACGGCATGGCCCTCGGCCTCGTGGCCCCCGTGGTGACGGCCCAACTCGTCCTCACCGCGGTGCTGCTGGGGCGCCTGCAACCGGTTCTGGCGCTGGTGCCGGTGATCGCCCTGCCGGCCACCTGGCTCAGCCGCCGGGCGGAGGCCCTCAAGAGCGCCGCCGAGCTGCGCACCGCCGCCGACCGCCGCACGGCCCAGCACCTGTTCACCCTGGCGACGACCTCCGCCTCCGGCAAGGAGCTGCTCCTGTACGGGCTGCGGGACGAGCTGACCCGGCGGCACCGCCGGGCGACCGGGGCGGTGCACCGCGCCACCGAGGCGGCCCTGCTGCGCTCCACCGTGGCCACGGCCGGCAGCTGGCTGCTCTTCGCCGCCGCCTATGTGGGCGCCCTGCTGCTGTTGCTGCGCCAGGCGGCCGACGGACACGCCACTCCCGGTCAGGTGGCCCTGACCCTCGGCCTGGCGGCGGCCGTGGTCAGCGCCTGCGGGCGGCTCGCCGACCTGACCGGCTCGGCGCTGCGGGTGCGTACCGTGGCCGACCACTACCGCTGGCTCCAGGGCCAGGCCTCGCCGGTCGGGAGGGCCGAGCACATCGCGCCGCCCGCGCGGCTGGAACGCGGTATCCAGCTCGACCGGGTCAGCTTCACCTACGCGGGCGCCGAGCGACCCGCCCTCGCCGAGGTCAGCCTGTTGCTGCCGGCCGGCGCCGTCGTCGCCCTGGTCGGCGAGAACGGCGCGGGCAAGACCACTCTGGTCAAACTGCTCACTGCGATGTACCCGGTGACCAGCGGCCGCATCCTGGTCGACGGCGCCGACCTGTCCGCCCTCGACGTCGACGGCTACCGCCGTCGGCTCACCGCCGGGTTCCAGGACCACGCCCGCCTCGAAGTGTCCGTCCGCGAGAACGTGGGTGTCGGCGACCTCACCCGGATGGACGACCGGGACGCTGTGAGCGCCGCCCTGGACAAGGCCGGTGCCGACTTCGTCCAGGCCCTCCCGCAGGGGCCCGACACCTCGCTCGGTACCTCCTGGGAGGGCGGCGTGGACCTGTCCGGCGGTCAGTGGCAGCGGCTGGCGGTGGCCAGGGGGATGCTCCGGCCCTCACCGCTGCTGGCGGTCTGGGACGAGCCGGCCGCCTCACTCGACCCGCAGGCCGAGCACGCCCTGTTCGAGCAGTTGGAGGTCGAGTCCCGCCGGGGCCGGGCCGACGGACGGATCACCCTGCTGGTCTCCCACCGCTTCTCCACCGTCCGCATGGCCGATCTCATCATCGTCCTGGCCGAGGGCCGGGTGGTCGAGCAGGGCACTCACGACCTGCTCATGGCGGACGGCGGGGGCCTGTACTCGGAGCTGTACCGGCTCCAGGCCCGCGCCTACCGCTGA
- a CDS encoding phosphopantetheine-binding protein: MTIDEDILGVLRIHAADVPPAGSLGADDKLVDLGIDSLRLVELIIDLEQRFGIMIPDGEMLAENFSTVGSVSLLVSRIQSGA, encoded by the coding sequence ATGACCATTGACGAAGACATCCTGGGCGTCCTGCGCATCCATGCCGCTGACGTCCCCCCGGCCGGATCCCTGGGTGCGGACGACAAACTGGTGGACCTCGGAATCGACTCCCTGCGCCTGGTCGAGCTCATCATCGACCTGGAGCAGCGGTTCGGAATCATGATCCCCGACGGCGAGATGCTGGCAGAGAACTTCAGCACCGTCGGCAGCGTCTCGCTGCTCGTCTCCCGTATCCAGTCCGGGGCGTGA
- a CDS encoding WbqC family protein: MSGRPAFHAPVPRIVTCHQPTYLPWAGLFHKLALADVIVLMDTVDYSRRGWQNRNRIKGPNGSFWLTVPLSSRGSASRRLCDIAIAPGVCATRTDWQRAHWTSLSQAYSQADHWRSYAPIFEDALLGHSWTSLVELNAHLLRRLAAALRIEVDFVRASELGWEGRKSRIVLDHCRRTSATVYVSGVNGHDYLREQEFLDRGISVFYQRYRGPVYQQRHGGFIPDLSVVDLLFNVGAESTAALLAGNATRKALLEALAASGAPAVLETVPGAPATADGVTVRVPSVRSAYV; the protein is encoded by the coding sequence ATGAGCGGCCGACCTGCCTTCCACGCCCCGGTGCCGCGCATCGTCACCTGCCACCAGCCCACCTACCTGCCCTGGGCGGGGCTGTTCCACAAGCTGGCACTGGCCGACGTCATCGTGTTGATGGACACGGTGGACTACTCCCGCCGAGGCTGGCAGAACCGGAACCGCATCAAGGGCCCGAACGGTTCCTTCTGGCTCACCGTCCCGCTCTCCTCGCGCGGTTCCGCGTCCCGCCGACTGTGCGACATCGCCATAGCGCCCGGCGTGTGCGCCACGAGGACCGACTGGCAGCGCGCGCACTGGACGAGCCTGAGCCAGGCCTACTCGCAGGCGGACCACTGGCGGAGCTATGCGCCGATCTTCGAGGACGCCCTCCTGGGGCACAGCTGGACCAGCCTCGTGGAGTTGAACGCCCACCTGCTGCGACGGCTGGCCGCAGCCCTGCGGATCGAGGTGGACTTCGTGCGGGCCAGCGAACTGGGCTGGGAGGGCCGGAAGTCCCGGATCGTGCTCGACCACTGCAGGCGCACGTCCGCGACGGTGTACGTGTCCGGTGTCAACGGGCATGACTACCTACGCGAGCAGGAGTTCCTGGACCGCGGGATCTCGGTCTTCTACCAGCGCTACCGGGGGCCCGTGTACCAGCAGCGGCACGGCGGGTTCATCCCCGACCTCTCCGTGGTGGACCTGCTGTTCAACGTCGGCGCCGAAAGCACCGCGGCGCTGCTGGCCGGCAACGCCACCAGGAAGGCGCTCCTGGAAGCCCTCGCCGCGAGCGGGGCCCCGGCCGTCCTGGAGACGGTCCCCGGGGCACCCGCCACGGCGGACGGAGTCACCGTGCGCGTGCCCTCGGTCAGGAGCGCGTATGTCTGA
- a CDS encoding phytanoyl-CoA dioxygenase, translated as MSRLVRSPLLHQLPSERRRAHELPNLGRLVWHPRITGVLDQLMAAWRPRAEWTLSGGVPPVLDLPDEPDRSRYVFHHLNAARHDAGTPGLPWHHDYDQYPQTNRSHLMVHVLIYLNGLNGTVGDLLLAPGTQRSVASKRALWHLGWQRLPDAVVIDRLPPGGAVLMNSAMFHARIPRPGGEAEPRYFLDGSYCQGGIRWPGGYGGSHRLLRERHLAEGGDRPWLFDETLFFDPTAAHGIAENARGSLLADAGHTIG; from the coding sequence TTGAGCCGCCTGGTGCGGTCGCCGCTGCTGCACCAACTGCCCTCCGAGCGGCGGCGGGCGCACGAGCTGCCGAACCTGGGCAGGCTCGTCTGGCATCCGCGGATCACCGGTGTGCTCGACCAGCTCATGGCGGCCTGGCGTCCGCGGGCCGAGTGGACGCTCTCCGGCGGCGTGCCGCCGGTACTCGACCTCCCCGACGAACCGGACCGCTCCCGCTACGTGTTCCACCACCTCAACGCGGCCCGCCACGACGCCGGCACCCCGGGGCTCCCCTGGCACCACGACTACGACCAGTACCCGCAGACGAACCGGTCGCACCTGATGGTGCACGTGCTGATCTACCTGAACGGGCTCAACGGCACGGTCGGCGACCTGTTGCTGGCACCGGGGACGCAGCGGTCGGTGGCGAGCAAGCGGGCGCTATGGCACCTGGGTTGGCAGCGACTGCCGGACGCGGTGGTGATCGACCGCCTCCCGCCGGGCGGGGCCGTGCTGATGAACTCGGCCATGTTCCACGCCCGCATCCCCAGGCCGGGAGGGGAGGCCGAGCCCCGGTACTTCCTGGATGGCTCCTACTGCCAGGGAGGGATCCGATGGCCCGGCGGCTACGGGGGCTCCCACCGGCTGCTGCGGGAGCGGCACCTGGCCGAGGGCGGCGACCGGCCCTGGCTCTTCGACGAGACGCTGTTCTTCGATCCGACGGCGGCCCACGGCATCGCCGAGAACGCCCGAGGCAGCCTGCTGGCCGACGCGGGCCACACGATCGGATGA
- the pseB gene encoding UDP-N-acetylglucosamine 4,6-dehydratase (inverting): MISPTYDLHGKSVLVTGGTGSFGEVFVRRVLAEFCPRRLTVLSRDEFKQFQMAERVNGPTVRYVVGDVRDPSRLQRVFADVDVVIHTAAMKQVPTAEFNPIECIRTNVLGAENVINAAIDAGVERVVALSTDKATNPINLYGATKLCSDKLFIAANGLSGQTGTRFSVVRYGNVVGSRGSVIPFFKERRRSGKLPITDTRMTRFWITIENGVEFVLRVLSMMNCGEVFIPKQPSMRMVDLASAVGPGCEQQVIGVRPGEKIHEVLIPADESAQTLEFEDFFAIQSAFQESWGLKPSDVYADQVGRPVPTGFEYRSDTNTDWIQVDELRRLTRD, from the coding sequence GTGATCAGTCCCACGTACGACCTCCATGGCAAGTCCGTTCTGGTGACGGGCGGTACCGGCTCCTTCGGCGAAGTCTTCGTGCGGCGTGTCCTGGCGGAGTTCTGCCCGCGACGCCTCACCGTGCTCTCCCGCGACGAGTTCAAGCAGTTCCAGATGGCCGAACGGGTGAACGGCCCGACGGTCCGCTACGTGGTCGGCGACGTGCGGGACCCGAGCCGGCTGCAACGGGTCTTCGCCGACGTCGACGTGGTGATCCACACGGCGGCCATGAAGCAGGTGCCGACCGCCGAGTTCAATCCCATCGAATGCATCAGGACCAATGTCCTCGGCGCTGAGAACGTCATCAACGCCGCCATCGACGCCGGAGTCGAGCGGGTGGTCGCCCTGTCCACGGACAAGGCGACGAACCCGATCAACCTCTACGGCGCCACGAAGCTCTGCTCGGACAAGCTCTTCATCGCCGCCAACGGCCTCTCCGGCCAGACCGGGACGCGGTTCTCCGTGGTGCGCTACGGGAATGTTGTCGGATCCCGGGGAAGCGTCATCCCGTTCTTCAAGGAGCGCAGACGGTCGGGAAAGCTCCCGATCACCGACACCCGGATGACGCGCTTCTGGATCACCATCGAGAACGGAGTCGAGTTCGTCCTCAGGGTCCTTTCCATGATGAACTGCGGCGAGGTCTTCATCCCGAAGCAGCCCAGCATGCGGATGGTGGACCTGGCGTCGGCCGTCGGTCCCGGGTGTGAGCAGCAGGTCATCGGCGTCCGGCCGGGCGAGAAGATCCACGAGGTGCTCATCCCCGCCGACGAGTCCGCGCAGACCCTGGAATTCGAGGACTTCTTCGCCATCCAGTCGGCCTTTCAGGAGTCCTGGGGGCTCAAGCCGTCGGACGTCTATGCGGACCAGGTCGGCCGACCGGTCCCGACGGGGTTCGAATACCGCAGCGACACCAATACGGACTGGATCCAGGTGGACGAACTCCGCCGACTGACACGCGACTGA
- a CDS encoding glycosyltransferase family 2 protein, with amino-acid sequence MSERPELSVVLPCRLSGAVGTEMRWALLRLCLVALDAQTAAASAFEVVVVDDSSDVRLADLVDEFARRRLRIRPRVLRGDGPSRGQSAAYNVGVEAARGRYVLLTTDDSLLAPDAVEAHLGGHARRASAAYLCGTERQYAYGILFRDIITGALHPRGDLAVRAFGSLLGFADIRATAEQLGLTDWTITPDDVRYRYAELSRTAALTPGFQDMYNELRSDRADLRWLCVRMGNHSVARSTLLDIGGVEETVPSGNSDQDLGLKLLEAGVGIHFEPAAASVLLEHRRNLRSFADTSGLALLAERWPRPEVTRLHEYFGQGYHRLIADYRRALAGGAGSGQVSPHGTA; translated from the coding sequence ATGTCTGAGCGGCCCGAGCTGTCGGTGGTCCTTCCGTGCCGGCTCTCCGGAGCAGTCGGTACCGAGATGAGGTGGGCGCTGCTGCGGTTGTGCCTGGTGGCCCTGGACGCCCAGACGGCGGCGGCGTCCGCCTTCGAGGTCGTTGTCGTCGACGACTCCAGCGACGTCCGGCTCGCTGACCTGGTGGACGAGTTCGCCCGCAGGCGGCTGCGGATCCGGCCGCGCGTCCTGCGCGGTGACGGGCCCTCCCGCGGCCAGTCCGCCGCCTACAACGTCGGAGTCGAGGCCGCCCGCGGCCGATACGTCCTGCTCACCACCGACGACTCACTGCTGGCACCGGACGCGGTCGAGGCCCATCTCGGCGGCCACGCCCGCCGGGCGTCGGCCGCCTATCTGTGCGGGACGGAGCGGCAGTACGCCTACGGCATCCTCTTCCGCGACATCATCACCGGTGCCCTGCACCCGCGCGGCGACCTCGCCGTGCGGGCCTTCGGCAGCCTGCTCGGCTTCGCTGACATCCGGGCGACCGCTGAGCAGTTGGGCCTCACTGATTGGACGATCACCCCCGACGACGTCCGGTACCGATACGCCGAGTTGTCCCGGACCGCGGCGCTGACGCCCGGCTTCCAGGACATGTACAACGAGTTGCGGAGCGATCGCGCGGACCTGCGCTGGCTGTGCGTCCGCATGGGCAACCACTCGGTCGCCCGGTCCACGCTGCTGGACATCGGCGGGGTCGAGGAGACGGTGCCGAGCGGCAACTCGGATCAGGACCTCGGCCTGAAGCTGCTCGAAGCGGGCGTCGGCATCCACTTCGAACCGGCGGCGGCCAGCGTCCTGCTGGAGCATCGGCGCAATCTCCGGTCCTTCGCGGATACCAGCGGACTGGCCCTATTGGCCGAGCGCTGGCCCCGGCCCGAGGTCACGCGTCTGCATGAGTACTTCGGGCAGGGCTACCACCGCTTGATAGCCGACTACCGACGCGCCCTCGCCGGCGGCGCGGGATCCGGACAGGTGAGCCCCCATGGCACTGCATGA
- a CDS encoding nucleotidyltransferase family protein, protein MSARPEKQREKEFILRASTPFGGDLAADTDLDGFDWGFVLDTVFRHRVAALVGRSLAGVRGIEYESRREYVLDALLGAHTLNERRNRLLVAEAVRLVGLLLGQGVQVAVRKGAYLAPAVYRDPGLRPMNDIDLFVDRAAAQEVAALLKAEGYLPGRIDTQNRIIPLTRRQSVFWNVHVNNLPAHHRPSGDPCLPSIAVDVCWDLFLPASGVRLPARRLLDQASPFESDGGTLPVFRPEHFLLDVAAHLHKESTTLRYIEKGKHQRLLQYVDIVAVVRANPDLDWALLTAVAAEAGALRNVYFALANAERLFPSTVPGEVLDRIAADGAIGRDFLHEYGGIDLATPLRWAASDIAERLFSDERPGATSQSPV, encoded by the coding sequence ATGAGCGCGCGGCCGGAGAAGCAGCGTGAGAAGGAATTCATCCTCCGGGCCTCGACGCCGTTCGGCGGGGACCTCGCCGCAGACACCGACCTCGACGGGTTCGACTGGGGGTTCGTGCTCGACACGGTCTTCCGGCACCGGGTCGCCGCGCTGGTGGGGCGGTCCCTCGCGGGCGTCCGTGGGATCGAGTACGAGAGCCGCCGGGAGTACGTGCTCGATGCCCTGCTCGGCGCCCACACCCTGAACGAGCGGCGCAACCGGCTGCTGGTCGCCGAGGCGGTGCGACTTGTCGGCCTCCTCCTCGGGCAGGGTGTCCAGGTCGCGGTCCGCAAGGGCGCGTACCTCGCCCCGGCGGTCTACCGGGATCCCGGGCTGCGGCCGATGAACGACATCGACCTCTTCGTGGACCGTGCCGCGGCGCAGGAGGTGGCCGCACTGCTGAAGGCGGAGGGGTACCTCCCGGGCCGGATCGACACCCAGAACCGGATCATTCCGCTGACCAGGCGTCAGTCTGTCTTCTGGAACGTCCATGTGAACAACCTCCCCGCGCATCACCGCCCCTCCGGCGATCCCTGCCTGCCCTCGATCGCCGTCGACGTCTGCTGGGACCTCTTCCTCCCCGCCAGCGGCGTCCGACTCCCCGCGCGGCGACTCCTGGACCAGGCGTCGCCCTTCGAGTCGGACGGCGGGACGCTGCCGGTCTTCCGTCCTGAGCACTTCCTCCTCGACGTGGCCGCGCACCTGCACAAGGAGTCCACGACGCTGCGTTACATCGAAAAGGGGAAGCACCAGCGGTTGCTGCAGTACGTGGACATCGTGGCCGTCGTGCGGGCCAATCCCGACCTGGACTGGGCGCTGCTCACCGCGGTGGCGGCCGAGGCCGGCGCGCTGCGCAACGTGTACTTCGCGCTCGCCAACGCCGAGCGGCTGTTCCCCTCGACGGTCCCGGGCGAGGTGCTCGACCGGATCGCGGCCGACGGCGCGATCGGCCGGGACTTCCTGCACGAGTACGGCGGCATCGATCTGGCGACACCGCTGAGGTGGGCCGCGTCCGACATCGCCGAGCGCCTCTTCTCCGACGAGCGCCCTGGCGCCACGTCCCAGTCCCCGGTCTAG
- a CDS encoding class I adenylate-forming enzyme family protein: MALHDLLDAANPAATLSDDHRSCTVREFGVETQAWAGLLTDRGAVRGDRVAFLLPNCVTLAAALLGALRAGLVPVPLHPGTPLGQLDDIMRDCRPALLVVDASRPDGAPAGDPPVRFLPADPAFALGPPAATAEPAPAVEPDDIALIMYTSGSTAAPRGVVCPHRQAEFAVRAIADRLGYRPGDVVFSCLPMSFDYGLYQLFLALHGGSDLVLAPSGVGPLLLARAHRAGATVVPVVPGLARRLCLLAGRPNARRPPVRLFTNTGDALTPEDCVSLRRGFPGAGVVRMFGLTECKRVSISEPDEDLDAPDAVGLPLPGTALEVRDEDGRPCRPGETGELVVHGPHVMVGYWGRPEETRRRFRTTPEGTALYSGDFGWIDEAGRFCFSHRADDTYKVGSVRVGAAEIESAAMRIDGTTAVCVVRRSGHPDPVVFVVSDRPRADILRALARELGAHKSPGQVVVVDELPENRNGKVDRARLRELAAEVG, from the coding sequence ATGGCACTGCATGACCTGCTCGACGCCGCGAACCCGGCAGCGACCCTCTCGGACGACCACCGCAGCTGCACGGTAAGGGAGTTCGGCGTGGAGACCCAGGCCTGGGCCGGTCTGCTGACGGACCGGGGCGCGGTCCGCGGTGACCGGGTGGCCTTCCTGCTGCCCAACTGCGTCACACTGGCCGCCGCGCTGCTCGGCGCGCTGCGGGCCGGCCTGGTTCCGGTGCCGCTGCACCCCGGCACCCCACTCGGCCAACTGGACGACATCATGCGTGACTGCCGTCCCGCGCTGCTGGTCGTCGACGCTTCGAGGCCGGACGGAGCACCGGCCGGGGATCCGCCGGTACGGTTCCTGCCGGCGGATCCGGCCTTCGCTCTCGGGCCCCCGGCGGCCACGGCCGAGCCCGCGCCTGCCGTCGAGCCGGACGACATCGCGCTCATCATGTACACCTCGGGTTCAACGGCCGCGCCACGCGGTGTGGTGTGCCCGCACCGGCAGGCGGAGTTCGCGGTCCGGGCGATCGCCGACCGGCTCGGCTACCGTCCGGGCGACGTCGTCTTCAGCTGCCTGCCGATGAGTTTCGACTACGGGCTGTACCAGCTGTTCCTGGCGCTGCACGGGGGCAGTGACCTGGTCCTCGCGCCCAGCGGAGTCGGTCCTTTGCTGCTGGCGCGGGCCCACCGGGCCGGAGCCACGGTCGTCCCGGTCGTCCCGGGCCTGGCGCGGAGGCTCTGCCTGCTCGCGGGTCGGCCGAACGCCCGGCGTCCGCCCGTGCGGCTGTTCACCAACACCGGCGACGCGCTCACACCGGAGGACTGCGTGAGCCTGCGCCGGGGCTTCCCCGGAGCGGGCGTCGTCCGCATGTTCGGACTGACTGAGTGCAAGCGGGTCTCGATCAGTGAGCCGGACGAGGACCTGGACGCGCCGGACGCGGTCGGGCTCCCGCTGCCCGGTACCGCCCTGGAGGTTCGGGACGAGGACGGCAGGCCGTGCCGACCCGGCGAGACCGGGGAACTGGTCGTCCACGGGCCGCATGTGATGGTGGGGTACTGGGGCAGGCCGGAGGAGACGCGCCGGCGGTTCCGGACCACGCCGGAGGGGACCGCCCTGTACAGCGGCGACTTCGGCTGGATCGACGAGGCCGGGCGGTTCTGCTTCTCCCACCGTGCCGACGACACCTACAAGGTGGGCTCCGTACGCGTCGGTGCGGCGGAGATCGAGAGCGCGGCCATGCGGATCGACGGGACGACCGCGGTCTGCGTGGTTCGCCGGTCCGGGCACCCGGACCCGGTCGTCTTCGTGGTCAGTGACCGCCCGCGCGCGGACATCCTGCGCGCCCTGGCCCGCGAACTCGGCGCGCACAAGTCGCCGGGGCAGGTCGTGGTGGTGGATGAGCTGCCTGAGAACCGCAATGGGAAGGTCGACCGGGCGCGGCTGCGGGAGCTGGCCGCCGAGGTGGGCTGA
- a CDS encoding phytanoyl-CoA dioxygenase family protein: MDGIVRVDPGEGARGAVPPDAGAVAAAVAAMRDDGAVILEGVVDRALLERLRSRMLDDLDILLRRPDRAENFAPGHLQQDPPAETGYLWPDVLAHPFVLEVCRRTLQQPVRLSSYSNNSNLPGSEPQPVHVDEGQRWPGLPRAHPAARLIVNIPLRNTDTAGGAIELWPGTHLDPRMCQHAGSPSGGVDQALRYLRAAKRAGAGSTVNRRVGLTVPEAMTGERRTERPPVRAVTEAGSVIIRDSRLWHRGMPNASDCCRFMLALTYDPLWRFPGDAVELPAAAAPLFESAGLEVWADFVDGPIDHLGRHSLAASSPLRRLRSTGSPT, translated from the coding sequence GTGGACGGCATAGTCCGGGTGGACCCCGGCGAGGGGGCGCGCGGTGCGGTACCCCCGGACGCCGGGGCGGTTGCCGCCGCTGTCGCGGCGATGCGGGACGACGGGGCGGTGATCCTGGAGGGCGTGGTCGACCGGGCCCTTCTCGAACGCCTCCGGTCCCGGATGCTCGACGACCTCGACATCCTGCTGCGCCGGCCGGACCGAGCGGAGAACTTCGCCCCGGGACACCTGCAGCAGGATCCGCCGGCGGAGACCGGGTACCTGTGGCCGGACGTGCTGGCTCACCCGTTCGTGCTGGAGGTGTGCAGGCGGACGCTCCAACAGCCCGTACGGCTGAGCTCCTACTCGAACAACAGCAACCTCCCCGGATCGGAGCCGCAGCCGGTGCACGTCGACGAGGGCCAGCGCTGGCCCGGCCTGCCCCGGGCCCACCCCGCGGCCCGGCTCATCGTCAACATCCCGTTGCGCAACACCGACACGGCGGGCGGTGCCATCGAGTTGTGGCCCGGTACCCACCTGGACCCGCGGATGTGCCAGCACGCGGGGAGCCCGAGCGGCGGCGTCGACCAGGCACTGCGGTACCTCCGGGCCGCCAAGCGGGCCGGGGCCGGGAGCACGGTCAACCGCAGGGTGGGGCTGACCGTGCCCGAGGCGATGACGGGGGAGCGCCGCACGGAGCGGCCACCGGTCAGGGCGGTCACCGAGGCGGGGAGCGTCATCATCCGCGACTCCCGACTCTGGCACCGGGGCATGCCCAACGCCTCGGACTGCTGCCGCTTCATGCTGGCGCTGACCTACGACCCGCTCTGGCGCTTCCCCGGAGACGCCGTCGAACTGCCGGCGGCCGCGGCGCCGCTGTTCGAGAGCGCGGGGCTGGAGGTCTGGGCGGACTTCGTCGACGGCCCGATCGACCACCTCGGCCGGCACTCCCTGGCGGCGAGCAGCCCCCTCAGACGGCTGAGGTCGACCGGGAGCCCGACATGA